A window of the Limanda limanda chromosome 8, fLimLim1.1, whole genome shotgun sequence genome harbors these coding sequences:
- the tle3a gene encoding transducin-like enhancer protein 3-A isoform X2: protein MYPQGRHPPPHQPGQPGFKFTVAESCDRIKDEFQFLQAQYHSLKVEYDKLANEKTEMQRHYVMYYEMSYGLNIEMHKQTEIAKRLNAILAQIMPFLSQEHQQQVAQAVERAKQVTMTELNAIIGQQQLQAQHLSHAAHGPPIQMPPHPSGLQPPGLPPVTSAGSGLLALGALGSQAHLPVKDEKNHHDLEHRDKMVIKCLVFPLQNNSISPSESLRTASEKHRSSSDYSLDSKKRKVDEKDSMSRYDSDGEKSDDLVVDVSNEDPTTPRASPVHSPPENGIDKPRPPKKDTPNSPASVASSGSTPSSKAKELSHNDKSSTPGLKSNTPTPRNDAPTPGTSSTPGLRPILGKPPGMEALAAPALRTPLSIAGSYPTPFAMMGHHEMNGGLTSPSVYAGLHISPQMSAAAAAAYGRSPMGFDPHTHMRAPGLPASLTSISGGKPAYSFHVSADGQMQPVPFPPDALIGPGIPRHARQINTLSHGEVVCAVTISNPTRHVYTGGKGCVKIWDISQPGSKSPVSQLDCLNRDNYIRSCKLLPDGRTLIVGGEASTLTIWDLASQTPRIKAELTSSAPACYALAISPDAKVCFSCCSDGNIAVWDLHNQTLVRQFQGHTDGASCIDISHDGTKLWTGGLDNTVRSWDLREGRQLQQHDFTSQIFSLGYCPTGEWLAVGMESSNVEVLHHSKPDKYQLHLHESCVLSLKFAYCGKWFVSTGKDNLLNAWRTPYGASIFQSKESSSVLSCDISTDDKYIVTGSGDKKATVYEVIY from the exons atgTATCCACAAGGCCGACATCCG CCGCCACATCAGCCCGGTCAGCCTGGCTTCAAATTCACAGTAGCAGAGTCTTGTGACAGGATTAAAGATGAATTCCAGTTCCTGCAAGCCCAATATCACAG TCTCAAGGTGGAGTATGACAAACTGGCCAATGAGAAGACGGAGATGCAACGCCACTATGTCATG TATTATGAGATGTCCTACGGGCTCAACATAGAGATGCACAAACAG ACGGAGATTGCCAAACGGCTCAACGCAATTTTAGCTCAAATTATGCCCTTCCTGTCTCAAGAG CACCAACAGCAGGTTGCTCAGGCAGTGGAGCGGGCAAAGCAGGTGACTATGACTGAGCTGAATGCTATCATCGGG cagcagcagcttcaggcaCAGCACCTCTCCCATGCCGCTCACGGGCCTCCCATCCAGATGCCACCTCACCCCTCGGGCCTGCAGCCGCCCGGCCTCCCGCCCGTGACGAGCGCTGGATCAGGACTGCTTGCACTTGGCGCTCTGGGCAGCCAAGCCCACCTCCCCGTGAAGGATGAGAAAAACCATCACGATCTGGAGCACAGAG ACAAAATGGTAATAAAGTGTTTGGTTTTCCCTTTGCAGAATAACTCCATATCCCCATCAGAAAGCTTACGCACAGCCAGCGAGAAGCACCGCAGCTCCTCTGACTACAGTTTGGACTCGAAGAAACGCAAAGTGGACGAGAAGGACAGCATGAGCCGATAT GACAGTGACGGAGAGAAAAGTGATGACCTGGTGGTAGATGTGTCTAATGAG GACCCCACCACTCCGCGGGCCAGCCCGGTGCACTCCCCACCTGAAAATGGCATTGATAAGCCCCGCCCTCCAAAGAAGGACACACCCAACAGCCCTGCATCAGTGGCGTCGTCTGGAAGCACGCCGTCGTCCAAGGCCAAGGAGCTCAGTCAT AATGACAAATCCTCCACGCCTGGCCTCAAGTCCAACACTCCCACCCCCCGCAACGACGCCCCCACCCCGGGCACCAGCTCCACTCCCGGCCTCAGACCCATCCTGGGCAAACCCCCAGGCATGGAGGCTCTAG cagcaccagctcTACGTACCCCTCTGTCCATCGCAGGCTCTTACCCTACCCCCTTTGCCATGATGGGCCATCATGAAATGAATGGAGGTCTGACCAGTCCGAGTGTATATGCTGGTCTGCACATCTCGCCTCAGATGAGTGCTGCGGCCGCTGCAGCCTACGGACGCTCCCCTATG GGGTTTGATCCTCACACCCACATGAGAGCACCAGGCCTCCCAGCCAGCCTCACATCCATTTCTGGTGGCAAACC GGCTTACTCCTTCCACGTCAGCGCAGATGGTCAGATGCAGCCTGTGCCCTTCCCACCTGATGCCCTGATTGGCCCGGGTATTCCTCGCCATGCCCGTCAGATCAACACACTGAGCCACGGCGAGGTGGTGTGCGCTGTTACTATCAGCAACCCCACACGCCACGTCTACACTGGTGGCAAAGGCTGCGTCAAAATCTGGGACATTAGCCAGCCCGGCAGCAAAAGTCCTGTGTCCCAACTGGACTGTCTG AACAGGGATAACTACATCCGCTCTTGTAAGCTACTGCCTGATGGTCGCACATTGATTGTTGGAGGCGAGGCCAGCACATTGACCATCTGGGATCTGGCCTCTCAAACACCGCGCATCAAGGCTGAGCTCACCTCCTCGGCCCCGGCATGCTACGCCTTGGCCATCAGCCCTGATGCCAAAgtctgcttctcctgctgcagtgatggaaacatcgCCGTTTGGGATCTGCACAACCAGACTCTTGTTAG GCAGTTCCAAGGTCATACGGATGGTGCTAGCTGTATCGACATATCCCATGATGGCACTAAGCTGTGGACAGGCGGTCTCGACAACACTGTTCgctcctgggatctgagggagGGTcgacagctgcagcagcatgatTTCACATCACAG ATCTTCTCGTTGGGCTACTGTCCGACCGGAGAGTGGCTCGCCGTGGGGATGGAGAGCAGCAACGTGGAGGTGCTCCACCACTCAAAGCCTGACAAGTATCAGCTCCACCTGCACGAGAGCTGCGTCCTCTCTCTCAAGTTCGCCTACTGTG GAAAATGGTTTGTAAGCACTGGGAAGGACAATCTGTTGAATGCTTGGAGGACTCCTTATGGCGCCAGCATATTCCAG TCCAAGGAATCCTCATCTGTCCTGAGCTGTGACATCTCGACAGACGACAAGTACATTGTGACCGGCTCTGGTGACAAGAAGGCCACTGTGTATGAAGTGATCTACTAG
- the tle3a gene encoding transducin-like enhancer protein 3-A isoform X1, whose translation MYPQGRHPPPHQPGQPGFKFTVAESCDRIKDEFQFLQAQYHSLKVEYDKLANEKTEMQRHYVMYYEMSYGLNIEMHKQTEIAKRLNAILAQIMPFLSQEHQQQVAQAVERAKQVTMTELNAIIGVRGLPNLPLTQQQLQAQHLSHAAHGPPIQMPPHPSGLQPPGLPPVTSAGSGLLALGALGSQAHLPVKDEKNHHDLEHRDKMVIKCLVFPLQNNSISPSESLRTASEKHRSSSDYSLDSKKRKVDEKDSMSRYDSDGEKSDDLVVDVSNEDPTTPRASPVHSPPENGIDKPRPPKKDTPNSPASVASSGSTPSSKAKELSHNDKSSTPGLKSNTPTPRNDAPTPGTSSTPGLRPILGKPPGMEALAAPALRTPLSIAGSYPTPFAMMGHHEMNGGLTSPSVYAGLHISPQMSAAAAAAYGRSPMGFDPHTHMRAPGLPASLTSISGGKPAYSFHVSADGQMQPVPFPPDALIGPGIPRHARQINTLSHGEVVCAVTISNPTRHVYTGGKGCVKIWDISQPGSKSPVSQLDCLNRDNYIRSCKLLPDGRTLIVGGEASTLTIWDLASQTPRIKAELTSSAPACYALAISPDAKVCFSCCSDGNIAVWDLHNQTLVRQFQGHTDGASCIDISHDGTKLWTGGLDNTVRSWDLREGRQLQQHDFTSQIFSLGYCPTGEWLAVGMESSNVEVLHHSKPDKYQLHLHESCVLSLKFAYCGKWFVSTGKDNLLNAWRTPYGASIFQSKESSSVLSCDISTDDKYIVTGSGDKKATVYEVIY comes from the exons atgTATCCACAAGGCCGACATCCG CCGCCACATCAGCCCGGTCAGCCTGGCTTCAAATTCACAGTAGCAGAGTCTTGTGACAGGATTAAAGATGAATTCCAGTTCCTGCAAGCCCAATATCACAG TCTCAAGGTGGAGTATGACAAACTGGCCAATGAGAAGACGGAGATGCAACGCCACTATGTCATG TATTATGAGATGTCCTACGGGCTCAACATAGAGATGCACAAACAG ACGGAGATTGCCAAACGGCTCAACGCAATTTTAGCTCAAATTATGCCCTTCCTGTCTCAAGAG CACCAACAGCAGGTTGCTCAGGCAGTGGAGCGGGCAAAGCAGGTGACTATGACTGAGCTGAATGCTATCATCGGGGTACGTGGACTTCCCAATCTGCCGCTCACC cagcagcagcttcaggcaCAGCACCTCTCCCATGCCGCTCACGGGCCTCCCATCCAGATGCCACCTCACCCCTCGGGCCTGCAGCCGCCCGGCCTCCCGCCCGTGACGAGCGCTGGATCAGGACTGCTTGCACTTGGCGCTCTGGGCAGCCAAGCCCACCTCCCCGTGAAGGATGAGAAAAACCATCACGATCTGGAGCACAGAG ACAAAATGGTAATAAAGTGTTTGGTTTTCCCTTTGCAGAATAACTCCATATCCCCATCAGAAAGCTTACGCACAGCCAGCGAGAAGCACCGCAGCTCCTCTGACTACAGTTTGGACTCGAAGAAACGCAAAGTGGACGAGAAGGACAGCATGAGCCGATAT GACAGTGACGGAGAGAAAAGTGATGACCTGGTGGTAGATGTGTCTAATGAG GACCCCACCACTCCGCGGGCCAGCCCGGTGCACTCCCCACCTGAAAATGGCATTGATAAGCCCCGCCCTCCAAAGAAGGACACACCCAACAGCCCTGCATCAGTGGCGTCGTCTGGAAGCACGCCGTCGTCCAAGGCCAAGGAGCTCAGTCAT AATGACAAATCCTCCACGCCTGGCCTCAAGTCCAACACTCCCACCCCCCGCAACGACGCCCCCACCCCGGGCACCAGCTCCACTCCCGGCCTCAGACCCATCCTGGGCAAACCCCCAGGCATGGAGGCTCTAG cagcaccagctcTACGTACCCCTCTGTCCATCGCAGGCTCTTACCCTACCCCCTTTGCCATGATGGGCCATCATGAAATGAATGGAGGTCTGACCAGTCCGAGTGTATATGCTGGTCTGCACATCTCGCCTCAGATGAGTGCTGCGGCCGCTGCAGCCTACGGACGCTCCCCTATG GGGTTTGATCCTCACACCCACATGAGAGCACCAGGCCTCCCAGCCAGCCTCACATCCATTTCTGGTGGCAAACC GGCTTACTCCTTCCACGTCAGCGCAGATGGTCAGATGCAGCCTGTGCCCTTCCCACCTGATGCCCTGATTGGCCCGGGTATTCCTCGCCATGCCCGTCAGATCAACACACTGAGCCACGGCGAGGTGGTGTGCGCTGTTACTATCAGCAACCCCACACGCCACGTCTACACTGGTGGCAAAGGCTGCGTCAAAATCTGGGACATTAGCCAGCCCGGCAGCAAAAGTCCTGTGTCCCAACTGGACTGTCTG AACAGGGATAACTACATCCGCTCTTGTAAGCTACTGCCTGATGGTCGCACATTGATTGTTGGAGGCGAGGCCAGCACATTGACCATCTGGGATCTGGCCTCTCAAACACCGCGCATCAAGGCTGAGCTCACCTCCTCGGCCCCGGCATGCTACGCCTTGGCCATCAGCCCTGATGCCAAAgtctgcttctcctgctgcagtgatggaaacatcgCCGTTTGGGATCTGCACAACCAGACTCTTGTTAG GCAGTTCCAAGGTCATACGGATGGTGCTAGCTGTATCGACATATCCCATGATGGCACTAAGCTGTGGACAGGCGGTCTCGACAACACTGTTCgctcctgggatctgagggagGGTcgacagctgcagcagcatgatTTCACATCACAG ATCTTCTCGTTGGGCTACTGTCCGACCGGAGAGTGGCTCGCCGTGGGGATGGAGAGCAGCAACGTGGAGGTGCTCCACCACTCAAAGCCTGACAAGTATCAGCTCCACCTGCACGAGAGCTGCGTCCTCTCTCTCAAGTTCGCCTACTGTG GAAAATGGTTTGTAAGCACTGGGAAGGACAATCTGTTGAATGCTTGGAGGACTCCTTATGGCGCCAGCATATTCCAG TCCAAGGAATCCTCATCTGTCCTGAGCTGTGACATCTCGACAGACGACAAGTACATTGTGACCGGCTCTGGTGACAAGAAGGCCACTGTGTATGAAGTGATCTACTAG